In the Carassius gibelio isolate Cgi1373 ecotype wild population from Czech Republic chromosome A2, carGib1.2-hapl.c, whole genome shotgun sequence genome, one interval contains:
- the LOC127934243 gene encoding cytochrome P450 7B1-like isoform X1, with amino-acid sequence MECLLTIFLGFISMLLFCMFCSRKRKDGEPPLIKGWIPFLGKALEFRKNSQQFLSQLQQEHGDVFTVLIAGKYITFIMNPFLYSSVIKHGKQLDFHRFSDSAASRSFNYTPVQSGLFPGMSDHIQRSYSLLKGPDLDLLTSSMMTKLQQVLRCRFLSSEESGSDGDWQEAELYEFCKCVMFRTTFNTLYGHSEKLCLDQLREDFEKFDGIFPLLMARVPIALLGKTKEIREKLIRFFYPQRMEEWRAPCKFIQKRMELFQQYDMLQDRDKAAHHFAMMWAAVGNTIPAAFWCLYHLISCPEALEAVRAEIISVVGEKNMKLIFEEDITITRQQLEQMVNLESSINESLRLSSVSMNIRVVQEDFCLRLGDQHSINLRKDDIVALYPESTHLDPEIYDQPQRFRFDRFVEDGKEKTDFYKCGQKVRYYLMPFGSGATQCPGRFFAMNELKQFVCVTLLMCEMQLSENQQEAMLDKSRAGLGVMPPVNQITFKYRTKKPGDNMKREE; translated from the exons ATGGAGTGTTTATTGACGATCTTTCTGGGCTTTATCTCCATGCTGCTGTTCTGCATGTTCTGCAGTCGCAAGCG GAAGGATGGTGAGCCCCCTCTGATTAAAGGCTGGATTCCATTTCTGGGGAAAGCTCTAGAATTCAGAAAAAACTCTCAGCAGTTTCTTTCACAGCTACAGCAGGAGCATGGagatgtttttactgtacttatAGCAG GAAAGTACATTACATTCATAATGAATCCTTTTCTGTACTCGTCTGTGATCAAACACGGGAAACAGTTGGATTTCCACAGGTTTTCAGACAGTGCAGCATCCAGGTCGTTCAATTACACACCAGTACAGAGTGGCCTCTTTCCTGGAATGAGTGACCACATCCAGCGGAGTTACAGTCTGCTGAAGGGGCCTGACCTCGACCTGCTCACGTCCAGCATGATGACAAAATTGCAGCAGGTCCTGCGATGCCGTTTTCTGTCCAGTGAAGAGTCTGGATCTGATGGAGATTGGCAAGAGGCAGAACTATATGAGTTTTGTAAATGTGTAATGTTTCGGACCACATTTAACACTCTGTATGGACATTCAGAAAAACTTTGTCTGGATCAGCTGCGAGAGGACTTTGAGAAGTTTGATGGCATTTTCCCTTTACTAATGGCCCGTGTGCCCATCGCATTGCTGGGAAAAACCAAAGAGATTCGTGAGAAGCTAATAAGATTTTTCTACCCTCAAAGAATGGAAGAATGGAGGGCTCCATGCAAGTTCATACAGAAACGAATGGAGCTGTTCCAGCAGTATGACATGCTTCAGGACAGAGATAAAGCAG CACATCATTTTGCCATGATGTGGGCAGCAGTAGGAAACACCATCCCAGCAGCCTTCTGGTGTCTTTACCACCTCATCTCCTGCCCAGAAGCCCTTGAGGCAGTGAGAGCAGAGATTATCAGTGTGGTTGGAGAGAAGAACATGAAGTTGATCTTTGAAGAGGACATCACAATTACACGACAACAGCTAGAACAGATGGTTAACCTGG AAAGTTCAATAAATGAGAGTTTGCGTCTCTCCTCTGTATCAATGAACATCCGTGTGGTTCAGGAAGATTTCTGTTTGCGCCTGGGTGACCAGCATTCAATCAACCTGAGAAAAGATGACATTGTTGCTCTTTACCCAGAAAGCACACACCTTGATCCTGAAATATATGATCAGCCTCAG CGCTTCCGATTTGACCGTTTTGTGGAGGATGGGAAAgaaaaaacagatttttataaatgtgGTCAGAAGGTCCGGTACTATCTTATGCCTTTCGGCTCCGGAGCCACACAGTGTCCAGGGCGTTTTTTCGCAATGAATGAGCTgaagcagtttgtgtgtgtgactctgcTCATGTGTGAAATGCAGTTGTCGGAGAACCAGCAGGAGGCGATGCTAGACAAAAGCCGTGCTGGTCTGGGCGTCATGCCCCCTGTTAATCAAATCACTTTCAAATACAGAACCAAAAAACCAGGGGACAACATGAAGAGGGAGGAATGA
- the LOC127934174 gene encoding zinc transporter ZIP6-like isoform X2, protein MIGWLPPLFSVMSLTLLWACSLGAGSDCKSMAIETDGQMAERAQQRHLQALFAKYGQNGSISLEGLFNLLKGVGLDRIRKVMMHHHGNGHNHTHEHDHTHVHVDKLTTRTHPVTRKKGDIDHNVEKSDPIPESKPDDPSSGKKSQSDAHHNLYMKMNQDLTTTLTTPSYITKSRRTNRSADSDLTQDHAPFNSTQRTVTQSNHTHQTEDTPVHTHDDHDLHGLDHTSLACQNASTILQSHGMTKEMGVSVKDFSYLCPALLLQIDSNSCLLHADEHPDHSHHHNHHHHHHNHHHHNHTNGRSPRNASIYIAWVGGFLSITLISLLALVGVVLIPLMNRVCFNFLLSFLVALAVGTLSGDAFLHLIPHSQSHHQHGHSEHHHHGEEVEEDSLRPVWTGLTALSGVYIMFLIEHFLTLGKMYKDKKQKVQKRVDLATEVLESEKLPSLEDDDVKTTDATETNGGSACGRGVAEEEEVMLGAELYSDIDCENKCHSHFHDTVGQSDEQHHHHHDYHHILHHHHSQNHHPHTHTHRHTHSYSLQHFQQAGVATLAWMVIMGDGLHNFSDGLAIGAAFTEGLSSGLSTSVAVFCHELPHELGDFAVLLKAGMSVRQAILYNLLSALMGYLGMITGILIGHYAENVATWIFALTAGLFMYVALVDMVPEMLHNDANEAGFSHYGFFLLQNAGILLGFAIMLIIAVFEHRIQLDIGF, encoded by the exons ATGATTGGCTGGTTGCCACCGCTCTTTTCAGTGATGTCACTGACATTGCTGTGGGCATGTTCACTGGGTGCAGGTTCAGATTGCAAGTCCATGGCCATTGAGACTGATGGTCAGATGGCAGAACGGGCACAACAGCGCCACCTACAGGCTCTGTTTGCCAAGTACGGGCAAAATGGTAGTATCTCCTTAGAAGGCCTGTTCAACCTACTAAAGGGGGTGGGGCTGGACCGCATCCGAAAAGTGATGATGCACCACCATGGCAATGGACATAATCATACACATGAGCATGATCACACGCATGTTCATGTTGACAAACTCACCACACGCACACATCCTGTCACCAGAAAGAAAGGGGATATTGACCATAATGTGGAAAAGAGTGACCCCATCCCAGAATCGAAACCTGATGATCCCTCCTCCGGGAAGAAAAGCCAGTCGGATGCTCATCACAATCTCTACATGAAGATGAATCAGGACTTGACCACAACTTTGACTACGCCATCCTACATCACAAAATCACGGCGGACCAATCGTAGTGCTGACTCTGATTTAACGCAGGACCACGCCCCATTTAACTCCACCCAGAGAACTGTAACACAGTCTAACCACACCCACCAGACTGAGGACACACCTGTCCATACACACGATGACCATGATCTGCATGGACTAGACCATACAAGCCTAGCG TGTCAAAATGCATCCACAATCCTGCAGTCACATGGCATGACAAAGGAAATGGGTGTCTCGGTCAAGGACTTCAGTTACCTGTGCCCTGCCCTACTCCTGCAGATTGATTCCAATTCTTGCCTCCTGCACGCTGATGAACATCCAG atcattCCCATCATCAcaaccaccaccatcatcatcacaatcatcatcatcataatcacacTAATGGCAGAAGCCCAAGGAATGCTTCGATTTACATTG CTTGGGTAGGAGGGTTTCTCTCCATTACTTTGATCAGTTTACTGGCATTAGTTGGTGTGGTTTTGATCCCACTCATGAACAGAGTCTGCTTCAACTTCCTGCTGAGCTTCCTGGTAGCCCTTGCAGTGGGAACTCTCAGCGGAGATGCTTTTCTCCACCTCATACCACAT TCTCAGAGTCATCACCAGCATGGCCACTCCGAGCACCATCACCATGGTGAAGAGGTGGAAGAGGATTCCCTTCGGCCTGTGTGGACGGGGCTCACAGCTCTGAGTGGAGTCTACATCATGTTCCTCATCGAACACTTCCTGACCCTCGGCAAAATGTACAAAGACAAAAAACAGAAG GTGCAGAAGAGGGTTGATCTCGCCACAGAAGTTTTGGAATCTGAGAAACTTCCATCATTAGAAGACGATGATGTCAAAACAACCGACG CTACTGAAACAAACGGTGGAAGCGCGTGTGGGCGGGGTGTTGCAGAGGAAGAGGAGGTGATGTTGGGGGCGGAGCTCTACAGTGACATAGATTGCGAAAACAAATGCCACTCCCACTTCCATGACACTGTTGGCCAGTCAGATGAGCAGCATCATCATCACCATGACTATCACCACATACTGCATCACCACCACTCCCAGAACCAccacccgcacacacacacgcaccgacACACACACTCCTACTCGCTCCAGCACTTCCAGCAGGCTGGCGTGGCCACACTCGCCTGGATGGTCATCATGGGAGACGGACTTCACAACTTCAGTGACGGACTTGCCATAG GGGCGGCTTTCACAGAAGGTTTGTCCAGTGGTCTTAGTACCTCAGTTGCGGTGTTCTGCCATGAGCTTCCTCATGAGCTTG GTGATTTTGCGGTCTTACTGAAGGCGGGTATGTCAGTACGACAGGCCATCCTGTATAATCTGCTCTCAGCCTTGATGGGATATTTAGGCATGATCACAGGCATTCTGATTGGTCATTATGCTGAAAATGTTGCCACATGGATCTTTGCTCTCACGGCTGGTTTATTCATGTATGTCGCTCTTGTGGACATG gtCCCCGAGATGTTACACAATGATGCAAACGAAGCAGGCTTCAGTCACTATGGCTTCTTCCTCCTACAGAATGCTGGGATACTCCTGGGCTTTGCCATCATGCTTATCATTGCTGTTTTTGAGCACAGGATACAACTTGACATTGGCTTCTGA
- the LOC127934243 gene encoding 25-hydroxycholesterol 7-alpha-hydroxylase-like isoform X2 — protein MNPFLYSSVIKHGKQLDFHRFSDSAASRSFNYTPVQSGLFPGMSDHIQRSYSLLKGPDLDLLTSSMMTKLQQVLRCRFLSSEESGSDGDWQEAELYEFCKCVMFRTTFNTLYGHSEKLCLDQLREDFEKFDGIFPLLMARVPIALLGKTKEIREKLIRFFYPQRMEEWRAPCKFIQKRMELFQQYDMLQDRDKAAHHFAMMWAAVGNTIPAAFWCLYHLISCPEALEAVRAEIISVVGEKNMKLIFEEDITITRQQLEQMVNLESSINESLRLSSVSMNIRVVQEDFCLRLGDQHSINLRKDDIVALYPESTHLDPEIYDQPQRFRFDRFVEDGKEKTDFYKCGQKVRYYLMPFGSGATQCPGRFFAMNELKQFVCVTLLMCEMQLSENQQEAMLDKSRAGLGVMPPVNQITFKYRTKKPGDNMKREE, from the exons ATGAATCCTTTTCTGTACTCGTCTGTGATCAAACACGGGAAACAGTTGGATTTCCACAGGTTTTCAGACAGTGCAGCATCCAGGTCGTTCAATTACACACCAGTACAGAGTGGCCTCTTTCCTGGAATGAGTGACCACATCCAGCGGAGTTACAGTCTGCTGAAGGGGCCTGACCTCGACCTGCTCACGTCCAGCATGATGACAAAATTGCAGCAGGTCCTGCGATGCCGTTTTCTGTCCAGTGAAGAGTCTGGATCTGATGGAGATTGGCAAGAGGCAGAACTATATGAGTTTTGTAAATGTGTAATGTTTCGGACCACATTTAACACTCTGTATGGACATTCAGAAAAACTTTGTCTGGATCAGCTGCGAGAGGACTTTGAGAAGTTTGATGGCATTTTCCCTTTACTAATGGCCCGTGTGCCCATCGCATTGCTGGGAAAAACCAAAGAGATTCGTGAGAAGCTAATAAGATTTTTCTACCCTCAAAGAATGGAAGAATGGAGGGCTCCATGCAAGTTCATACAGAAACGAATGGAGCTGTTCCAGCAGTATGACATGCTTCAGGACAGAGATAAAGCAG CACATCATTTTGCCATGATGTGGGCAGCAGTAGGAAACACCATCCCAGCAGCCTTCTGGTGTCTTTACCACCTCATCTCCTGCCCAGAAGCCCTTGAGGCAGTGAGAGCAGAGATTATCAGTGTGGTTGGAGAGAAGAACATGAAGTTGATCTTTGAAGAGGACATCACAATTACACGACAACAGCTAGAACAGATGGTTAACCTGG AAAGTTCAATAAATGAGAGTTTGCGTCTCTCCTCTGTATCAATGAACATCCGTGTGGTTCAGGAAGATTTCTGTTTGCGCCTGGGTGACCAGCATTCAATCAACCTGAGAAAAGATGACATTGTTGCTCTTTACCCAGAAAGCACACACCTTGATCCTGAAATATATGATCAGCCTCAG CGCTTCCGATTTGACCGTTTTGTGGAGGATGGGAAAgaaaaaacagatttttataaatgtgGTCAGAAGGTCCGGTACTATCTTATGCCTTTCGGCTCCGGAGCCACACAGTGTCCAGGGCGTTTTTTCGCAATGAATGAGCTgaagcagtttgtgtgtgtgactctgcTCATGTGTGAAATGCAGTTGTCGGAGAACCAGCAGGAGGCGATGCTAGACAAAAGCCGTGCTGGTCTGGGCGTCATGCCCCCTGTTAATCAAATCACTTTCAAATACAGAACCAAAAAACCAGGGGACAACATGAAGAGGGAGGAATGA
- the LOC127934174 gene encoding zinc transporter ZIP6-like isoform X1 translates to MRHVTTSKPMISASDTSLKSPDWFPESPLFDSYKEVCNYIESDARMIGWLPPLFSVMSLTLLWACSLGAGSDCKSMAIETDGQMAERAQQRHLQALFAKYGQNGSISLEGLFNLLKGVGLDRIRKVMMHHHGNGHNHTHEHDHTHVHVDKLTTRTHPVTRKKGDIDHNVEKSDPIPESKPDDPSSGKKSQSDAHHNLYMKMNQDLTTTLTTPSYITKSRRTNRSADSDLTQDHAPFNSTQRTVTQSNHTHQTEDTPVHTHDDHDLHGLDHTSLACQNASTILQSHGMTKEMGVSVKDFSYLCPALLLQIDSNSCLLHADEHPDHSHHHNHHHHHHNHHHHNHTNGRSPRNASIYIAWVGGFLSITLISLLALVGVVLIPLMNRVCFNFLLSFLVALAVGTLSGDAFLHLIPHSQSHHQHGHSEHHHHGEEVEEDSLRPVWTGLTALSGVYIMFLIEHFLTLGKMYKDKKQKVQKRVDLATEVLESEKLPSLEDDDVKTTDATETNGGSACGRGVAEEEEVMLGAELYSDIDCENKCHSHFHDTVGQSDEQHHHHHDYHHILHHHHSQNHHPHTHTHRHTHSYSLQHFQQAGVATLAWMVIMGDGLHNFSDGLAIGAAFTEGLSSGLSTSVAVFCHELPHELGDFAVLLKAGMSVRQAILYNLLSALMGYLGMITGILIGHYAENVATWIFALTAGLFMYVALVDMVPEMLHNDANEAGFSHYGFFLLQNAGILLGFAIMLIIAVFEHRIQLDIGF, encoded by the exons ATGCGTCATGTGACTACTTCTAAACCAATGATATCAGCTTCCGACACTTCTCTAAAATCACCAGACTGGTTCCCGGAGAGTCCGCTTTTTGATTCGTATAAAGAGGTCTGTAATTACATCGAATCG GATGCCAGGATGATTGGCTGGTTGCCACCGCTCTTTTCAGTGATGTCACTGACATTGCTGTGGGCATGTTCACTGGGTGCAGGTTCAGATTGCAAGTCCATGGCCATTGAGACTGATGGTCAGATGGCAGAACGGGCACAACAGCGCCACCTACAGGCTCTGTTTGCCAAGTACGGGCAAAATGGTAGTATCTCCTTAGAAGGCCTGTTCAACCTACTAAAGGGGGTGGGGCTGGACCGCATCCGAAAAGTGATGATGCACCACCATGGCAATGGACATAATCATACACATGAGCATGATCACACGCATGTTCATGTTGACAAACTCACCACACGCACACATCCTGTCACCAGAAAGAAAGGGGATATTGACCATAATGTGGAAAAGAGTGACCCCATCCCAGAATCGAAACCTGATGATCCCTCCTCCGGGAAGAAAAGCCAGTCGGATGCTCATCACAATCTCTACATGAAGATGAATCAGGACTTGACCACAACTTTGACTACGCCATCCTACATCACAAAATCACGGCGGACCAATCGTAGTGCTGACTCTGATTTAACGCAGGACCACGCCCCATTTAACTCCACCCAGAGAACTGTAACACAGTCTAACCACACCCACCAGACTGAGGACACACCTGTCCATACACACGATGACCATGATCTGCATGGACTAGACCATACAAGCCTAGCG TGTCAAAATGCATCCACAATCCTGCAGTCACATGGCATGACAAAGGAAATGGGTGTCTCGGTCAAGGACTTCAGTTACCTGTGCCCTGCCCTACTCCTGCAGATTGATTCCAATTCTTGCCTCCTGCACGCTGATGAACATCCAG atcattCCCATCATCAcaaccaccaccatcatcatcacaatcatcatcatcataatcacacTAATGGCAGAAGCCCAAGGAATGCTTCGATTTACATTG CTTGGGTAGGAGGGTTTCTCTCCATTACTTTGATCAGTTTACTGGCATTAGTTGGTGTGGTTTTGATCCCACTCATGAACAGAGTCTGCTTCAACTTCCTGCTGAGCTTCCTGGTAGCCCTTGCAGTGGGAACTCTCAGCGGAGATGCTTTTCTCCACCTCATACCACAT TCTCAGAGTCATCACCAGCATGGCCACTCCGAGCACCATCACCATGGTGAAGAGGTGGAAGAGGATTCCCTTCGGCCTGTGTGGACGGGGCTCACAGCTCTGAGTGGAGTCTACATCATGTTCCTCATCGAACACTTCCTGACCCTCGGCAAAATGTACAAAGACAAAAAACAGAAG GTGCAGAAGAGGGTTGATCTCGCCACAGAAGTTTTGGAATCTGAGAAACTTCCATCATTAGAAGACGATGATGTCAAAACAACCGACG CTACTGAAACAAACGGTGGAAGCGCGTGTGGGCGGGGTGTTGCAGAGGAAGAGGAGGTGATGTTGGGGGCGGAGCTCTACAGTGACATAGATTGCGAAAACAAATGCCACTCCCACTTCCATGACACTGTTGGCCAGTCAGATGAGCAGCATCATCATCACCATGACTATCACCACATACTGCATCACCACCACTCCCAGAACCAccacccgcacacacacacgcaccgacACACACACTCCTACTCGCTCCAGCACTTCCAGCAGGCTGGCGTGGCCACACTCGCCTGGATGGTCATCATGGGAGACGGACTTCACAACTTCAGTGACGGACTTGCCATAG GGGCGGCTTTCACAGAAGGTTTGTCCAGTGGTCTTAGTACCTCAGTTGCGGTGTTCTGCCATGAGCTTCCTCATGAGCTTG GTGATTTTGCGGTCTTACTGAAGGCGGGTATGTCAGTACGACAGGCCATCCTGTATAATCTGCTCTCAGCCTTGATGGGATATTTAGGCATGATCACAGGCATTCTGATTGGTCATTATGCTGAAAATGTTGCCACATGGATCTTTGCTCTCACGGCTGGTTTATTCATGTATGTCGCTCTTGTGGACATG gtCCCCGAGATGTTACACAATGATGCAAACGAAGCAGGCTTCAGTCACTATGGCTTCTTCCTCCTACAGAATGCTGGGATACTCCTGGGCTTTGCCATCATGCTTATCATTGCTGTTTTTGAGCACAGGATACAACTTGACATTGGCTTCTGA